A single Crateriforma conspicua DNA region contains:
- a CDS encoding ThuA domain-containing protein: protein MPPIHSLPILLCLLASLAAGAHADSPDNNSIRVLLISGRNNHDWKTTTPKLKAILEADGRFDVTIEEQPQRLTSDRLQSHRVILSNWNTFGRGDKATGDWPPQTRKAYLDFVRNGGGHVVVHAGSSSFADWPEYQQLTLATWQAGQTGHGPPHEFVVRIDASDHPITTGMDDFPIHDELWHRSGIQDGVTVLASAYSDPRIRGSGEFEPVALADTFGSGHSFTLLLGHAAKQMDTPGFGTLLRRGTYWAATGKAMPNGSLNDPFPSPPLRP, encoded by the coding sequence ATGCCCCCGATCCACTCTCTGCCAATCCTCTTGTGCTTGCTGGCGTCCTTGGCCGCGGGCGCCCACGCGGACTCGCCCGACAACAATTCGATCCGTGTGTTGCTGATCAGCGGACGCAACAACCACGACTGGAAAACGACCACACCGAAGCTGAAAGCCATCTTGGAAGCCGACGGTCGGTTCGATGTCACCATCGAAGAACAACCACAACGTTTGACCAGCGATCGGCTACAGTCGCACCGAGTCATCCTTAGCAACTGGAACACGTTTGGCCGTGGCGATAAGGCAACGGGCGACTGGCCCCCGCAGACTCGCAAGGCCTATCTGGATTTCGTTCGCAACGGTGGCGGACACGTCGTCGTTCATGCGGGATCATCATCATTTGCCGACTGGCCCGAGTATCAACAGTTGACGCTGGCGACATGGCAAGCGGGGCAAACCGGCCACGGCCCACCACACGAATTTGTGGTGCGCATTGATGCAAGCGACCATCCGATCACCACAGGCATGGACGACTTTCCAATCCACGACGAACTGTGGCATCGATCCGGTATCCAAGACGGTGTGACGGTCTTGGCATCCGCTTATTCCGATCCTCGCATCCGCGGTTCCGGCGAATTCGAGCCGGTCGCGTTGGCCGATACGTTTGGATCCGGCCACAGCTTCACGCTGTTATTGGGCCACGCCGCCAAACAGATGGACACGCCTGGCTTTGGCACTTTGCTGCGACGTGGAACCTATTGGGCTGCAACAGGCAAAGCGATGCCAAACGGTTCTCTGAACGATCCTTTCCCATCACCACCCCTTCGACCATAA
- a CDS encoding Gfo/Idh/MocA family protein: MKSQKVLTKQNTSPTRRDFLKASTAITAATAAAPYVITSTALGDTNTPPASDRITVGHIGVGGRGRGILNGIRSVPDAQSVAVSDCYRDRRDMIAKVIGGESYQDFRDLLARDDIDAVVVATPDHWHVPIAIMAAQAGKSAYVEKPLGLSIDQVLACQKVFNEQGVVFQYGTQQRSLAHCRQGCEQVRRGAIGKIQSIEVVCPNGGAGGITEGSDVPDGLDYEMWIGPAPMTSYTVDRCKPPGSYWIYDQSIGYLAGWGAHPLDIMVWGCDADPSGPIVVEGTGEIPSDGLYDCVYNWDMKIQLGDIPVTFRPGADSTKFIGEDGWIDVARAKDRNAASDPGLLTQSLAPEHNQLVVSNHHQANFIQAVKNDDPNAAVSNLNDAVRSDIISHLCDIAVRTGEKITWDPKAQKLVNPSQRAAAMLSRAMRRGPWTLPTGDA; encoded by the coding sequence ATGAAGTCTCAAAAGGTTTTGACCAAGCAGAACACGTCACCCACACGTCGTGATTTTCTAAAAGCAAGCACTGCGATCACCGCCGCAACTGCGGCCGCCCCGTATGTAATCACCAGCACCGCGTTGGGCGACACGAACACGCCACCGGCCAGCGACCGCATCACCGTCGGACACATCGGCGTCGGCGGGCGCGGACGAGGAATTTTGAACGGAATCCGCAGTGTCCCCGACGCTCAAAGCGTTGCCGTTTCGGATTGTTATCGCGACCGACGCGACATGATCGCGAAAGTCATCGGCGGCGAATCCTACCAAGACTTTCGTGACCTTTTGGCTCGTGACGACATCGATGCCGTTGTCGTCGCCACCCCCGATCACTGGCACGTCCCCATCGCGATCATGGCGGCACAGGCCGGCAAGAGTGCTTATGTGGAAAAGCCACTGGGGTTGTCAATTGACCAAGTCCTCGCCTGTCAAAAGGTCTTCAACGAACAAGGCGTCGTTTTCCAATACGGAACCCAACAACGCAGTCTGGCTCATTGCCGTCAAGGCTGCGAACAAGTGCGTCGCGGAGCCATCGGAAAAATACAATCCATCGAAGTCGTCTGTCCCAATGGCGGCGCAGGCGGGATCACCGAAGGATCGGATGTTCCCGACGGGCTGGATTATGAAATGTGGATCGGTCCCGCACCAATGACCTCCTATACCGTCGACCGCTGCAAGCCGCCGGGAAGCTATTGGATTTATGATCAGTCGATCGGCTACTTGGCCGGCTGGGGGGCTCATCCGCTGGACATCATGGTCTGGGGCTGCGATGCCGATCCTAGTGGCCCCATCGTCGTCGAAGGCACGGGCGAAATCCCATCCGATGGCTTATACGATTGCGTCTATAACTGGGACATGAAGATCCAACTGGGCGACATTCCGGTCACGTTTCGCCCCGGAGCCGACAGCACCAAGTTCATTGGTGAAGACGGTTGGATCGATGTCGCGCGAGCCAAGGACCGCAACGCCGCCAGCGATCCCGGCCTGCTGACACAATCGTTGGCCCCGGAACACAACCAACTGGTGGTCAGCAATCATCATCAAGCCAACTTCATCCAAGCGGTGAAAAACGATGATCCAAACGCCGCAGTCTCCAACCTGAACGACGCCGTCCGCAGCGACATCATCAGCCACCTGTGTGACATTGCCGTTCGCACCGGCGAAAAGATCACATGGGACCCGAAAGCACAGAAACTGGTGAACCCCAGCCAGCGTGCCGCGGCCATGCTGTCCCGCGCGATGCGTCGTGGCCCATGGACGTTGCCCACGGGAGACGCGTGA
- a CDS encoding sugar phosphate isomerase/epimerase family protein, which produces MKIGVFLLIEPFASVEVQLQRAKAMGFDCADITDTNAGGSMLGTAGFSPTISLDDNPFEVKRLFEKYDIVPSTVCAHAGLLEPSNPGIYGTSEIIKAVQFAAAIGIKDVVTTDMDPRSDWAKSLSYAEQVFVVAEKLYTPLKMAGDYGVRVLLEPHGPITDSIQGLQDVMDRLGNPDALGINLDTGNSWLGGADPVAMAKTFQDKIYHVHWKDLEAQWEPKRGEMFGCGFSTIALGDGVIDIRGVCDALKDASIESSTLEIIGDENILQRSVDYLRQCGIAD; this is translated from the coding sequence ATGAAAATCGGTGTCTTCCTATTGATTGAACCTTTCGCAAGCGTGGAAGTTCAACTGCAACGCGCCAAAGCAATGGGCTTTGACTGCGCCGACATCACCGACACCAATGCGGGCGGCAGCATGTTAGGCACCGCGGGTTTTTCGCCGACCATTAGCCTGGATGACAATCCGTTCGAAGTGAAGCGATTGTTCGAAAAGTATGACATCGTGCCATCGACCGTTTGCGCCCATGCGGGACTGCTGGAACCCAGCAACCCGGGCATCTACGGAACGTCGGAGATCATCAAAGCCGTCCAATTCGCCGCGGCGATCGGCATCAAAGATGTGGTAACGACCGACATGGACCCGCGATCGGATTGGGCCAAGAGTCTCAGCTATGCCGAACAGGTCTTCGTCGTCGCCGAAAAGCTATACACGCCGCTGAAAATGGCGGGCGACTATGGGGTCCGCGTATTGTTGGAACCTCACGGCCCGATCACCGACAGCATCCAGGGCTTACAAGACGTGATGGATCGCTTGGGAAACCCTGACGCGCTGGGAATCAATCTGGACACCGGAAACTCATGGCTTGGCGGTGCGGACCCGGTGGCGATGGCGAAAACCTTTCAAGACAAAATCTATCACGTCCACTGGAAAGACTTGGAAGCCCAGTGGGAGCCCAAACGCGGCGAAATGTTCGGCTGCGGGTTCTCAACAATCGCCTTGGGCGATGGTGTGATCGACATTCGTGGCGTTTGTGACGCTTTGAAAGACGCATCCATCGAATCTTCCACGCTGGAAATCATCGGCGACGAAAACATCCTGCAACGCAGCGTCGATTATCTTCGGCAATGTGGTATCGCCGATTGA